Within Candidatus Zixiibacteriota bacterium, the genomic segment AGATTTTTGAGAAGGCCCTCGGTTCCAGACCATCCCGATGTGGCCGGGAGCCTGAACAACCTTGCGGGGCTCTACAACACCCAAGGCCAGTACGCGCTGGCCGAGCCGCTCTACAAGCGCGCGCTGGAGATTAGGGAGAAGGCCCTCGGTCCAGACCATCCCGATGTGGCCTTGAGCCTGAACAACCTTGCGTTTCTCTACAACACCCAAGGCCAGTACGCGCTGGCC encodes:
- a CDS encoding tetratricopeptide repeat protein; its protein translation is MNNLAGLYNTQGQYALAEPLYKRALEIREKALGPDHPDVALSLNNLAFLYNTQGQYALA